A single window of Mangifera indica cultivar Alphonso unplaced genomic scaffold, CATAS_Mindica_2.1 Un_0027, whole genome shotgun sequence DNA harbors:
- the LOC123206195 gene encoding pentatricopeptide repeat-containing protein At3g49740-like, with translation MTQLSCKIPPIATKYSTKQLLLKLNVSLSNFNRCSRYQDALHLFLQFQSSHHVKPDIYTLSTTITACANLRNSTFGDQLHAYAIRTGLKLSSYVANTILSLYKNTQDFCLVKRVFAEIENPDVYSWTTMLSCCTKMGHFGYACELFDKIPNRDLAVYNSMITGCMENGYEDIGISLFKEMHRLGIGHDKYSLGSVLSVFDIGLVELGRQVHSLVIKTGFFVRVSVVNALITMYFNCGIFADASMIFEEARNFVYDNISFNVMMDGLVSLGRVEEALMMFKEMLQASLRPSELSFVSSMSACFCVRVGRQVHAQAVKNGFEALTPVSNAAMSMYSTCGDLDAAQRVFQNLEEKDLVSWNTIISSYAQGKLGRMAIAAYLRMGQATVKPDEFTFGSLLASSEFVEITEIIHALVFRNGIISNIQVSNALISAYSKHEQIKHAYQIFHGMSYRNLVTWNTIISGFLLNGFPMQGLELFCKLLMSDVKLDVYTLSIVLSICASVSSLRHGKQVHGYILRYNLFSNTSLGNGLITMYTKCGNLSCSVRVFNGMIEKDTVSWNALISAYAQHGEGKEAVSCFEAMQDAGGLIPDQATFTAVLSACSHAGLVDDGTRIFNCMVNYYGFAPAEDHLSCMLDLLGRAGYLDEAERLINSQHIQVPSSVWWTLFSACAAHGNLRLGRIIAGFLLENEQNDPSVYVLLSNIYATSGLWEEAANIRELSKRTGVMKQPGCSWVGS, from the coding sequence ATGACTCAGTTGAGTTGCAAAATACCACCCATTGCAACAAAATATAGCACTAAACAGCTACTCCTTAAACTCAACGTTTcactctcaaatttcaatcgtTGTTCCCGTTACCAAGATGCTCTCCATCTCTTCCTCCAATTCCAGTCTTCCCATCACGTCAAACCAGACATCTACACTCTCTCCACAACCATTACTGCCTGCGCAAATCTCCGCAACTCCACCTTCGGTGACCAACTCCATGCCTACGCTATACGCACCGGTCTTAAACTATCTTCTTACGTGGCTAATACTATTCTTTCGCTGTATAAAAACACGCAAGATTTTTGTTTAGTTAAAAGGGTCTTTGCTGAAATAGAAAACCCAGATGTTTATTCTTGGACAACGATGTTGTCCTGTTGTACTAAGATGGGTCATTTTGGTTATGCTTGTgaattgtttgataaaattcctAACAGAGACTTAGCTGTTTACAATTCGATGATTACCGGGTGTATGGAAAACGGGTATGAAGATATTGGTATTAGTTTGTTTAAAGAAATGCATAGATTGGGTATTGGGCATGATAAGTATAGTTTGGGTAGCGTGTTAAGTGTGTTTGATATAGGGTTAGTTGAACTTGGGAGGCAAGTGCATTCGTTGGTGATTAAAACTGGGTTTTTTGTTAGAGTTTCTGTGGTCAATGCGTTGATTACTATGTACTTTAACTGTGGAATTTTTGCAGATGCGAGTATGATTTTTGAAGAGGCAAGAAATTTTGTGTAtgataatattagttttaatgtGATGATGGATGGTTTGGTGAGTTTAGGAAGAGTTGAAGAGGCTTTAATGATGTTCAAGGAGATGCTACAGGCTTCTCTTAGGCCTAGTGAATTGAGTTTTGTGAGTTCAATGAGTGCATGTTTTTGTGTTAGAGTTGGAAGGCAAGTGCATGCTCAAGCAGTCAAGAATGGTTTTGAAGCATTAACTCCTGTGAGCAATGCAGCAATGTCCATGTATTCCACCTGTGGGGATTTAGATGCTGCTCAGAGGGTTTTTCAGAACTTGGAAGAGAAAGATCTTGTCTCATGGAATACTATAATATCAAGTTACGCTCAAGGTAAACTGGGTAGAATGGCAATCGCGGCCTATCTTAGAATGGGGCAGGCAACAGTGAAACCGGATGAGTTTACTTTTGGAAGTCTGCTGGCAAGCTCGGAGTTTGTAGAAATCACAGAGATTATTCACGCCCTTGTATTTAGAAATGGGATCATTTCAAATATCCAAGTTTCAAATGCATTGATTTCTGCATATTCAAAACATGAGCAAATAAAGCATGCCTATCAAATATTTCATGGCATGTCTTATAGAAATTTGGTAACCTGGAATACTATCATTTCTGGTTTCCTTTTAAATGGGTTTCCAATGCAAGGATTAGAGCTTTTTTGCAAATTGCTGATGTCAGATGTCAAGCTTGATGTATATACCCTGAGCATTGTTTTGAGTATTTGTGCTAGTGTTTCATCATTAAGACATGGGAAACAGGTTCATGGTTACATCTTGAGATATAATCTTTTCTCAAATACCTCTCTAGGCAATGGTCTAATAACAATGTACACAAAATGTGGGAATTTGAGTTGTTCTGTGAGAGTGTTTAATGGGATGATTGAAAAGGATACTGTCTCTTGGAATGCCCTAATCTCTGCATATGCTCAGCATGGAGAAGGAAAGGAAGCTGTCAGTTGTTTTGAGGCAATGCAAGATGCAGGTGGCCTTATACCTGACCAGGCCACCTTCACTGCTGTTCTTTCCGCTTGCAGCCATGCAGGTTTAGTTGATGATGGCACTAGGATATTCAACTGCATGGTGAACTATTATGGTTTTGCTCCTGCAGAAGATCATCTATCTTGTATGCTTGACCTTCTTGGAAGAGCAGGGTATCTTGATGAAGCTGAGAGACTAATAAATAGTCAGCATATTCAAGTGCCTTCGAGTGTCTGGTGGACCTTATTTAGTGCTTGTGCTGCTCATGGTAATTTAAGACTAGGAAGAATAATTGCTGGCTTTCTCCTTGAAAATGAGCAAAATGATCCATCAGTTTATGtgcttttatcaaatatatatgcaaCTTCAGGTTTGTGGGAAGAAGCTGCGAATATTAGAGAACTCTCAAAGAGAACCGGGGTGATGAAGCAACCTG